In one window of Posidoniimonas corsicana DNA:
- a CDS encoding OmpP1/FadL family transporter, giving the protein MGQGLVLQGVGTVNRAMAGVGTALPVDAAGAIFRNPATMTGMRCSEVTFGAELLLQTETLSSTFPAVGSGSTGAEPGASVIPAVALVERDFRSPVTLGLGMYGVAGFKANYPSSVTNPVLAAQPNGLGRVYAQLEVFEVAPAAAVEVTPHLSVGISPILAMGTLNAAPLFLVPPDNANLDSSFTYPDGLGTRYHYGGAVQLGVFYDSHCNWTVGASLKSPTWFEDFRFFAQDEVGNPRVDKLDVDMPLVASLGFGYTGIRHVAWGLDLRYFDYKNTKGFGVATYDAFGAATGLGWDSVFSVSTAAQIQATDRLILRLGYTYQTNPINADTAFFNVASPLVIGHIVSLGATLDVSKNTSFNIAYLHGFEGEASGPWNLPGFGEIPGSSVRSEVSADALSAGFTVHY; this is encoded by the coding sequence ATGGGGCAGGGCCTCGTGCTGCAGGGCGTCGGCACCGTTAACCGCGCGATGGCTGGCGTCGGCACCGCGTTGCCGGTAGACGCCGCGGGCGCCATCTTCCGTAACCCCGCAACCATGACCGGGATGCGGTGCTCCGAGGTCACGTTCGGCGCCGAGCTCTTGCTGCAGACCGAGACGCTCAGCTCAACCTTCCCCGCCGTGGGCAGCGGGTCGACCGGCGCGGAACCAGGCGCGTCGGTAATCCCCGCGGTTGCGCTGGTCGAGCGAGACTTCCGTAGCCCCGTCACGCTTGGACTCGGCATGTACGGCGTGGCCGGATTCAAAGCGAATTACCCGTCTAGTGTCACGAACCCCGTGCTGGCCGCCCAGCCGAACGGGCTGGGACGCGTCTACGCTCAGCTCGAGGTATTCGAGGTGGCGCCCGCCGCAGCCGTCGAGGTGACGCCGCATCTATCGGTCGGCATCTCGCCTATCCTGGCGATGGGGACGCTTAACGCGGCGCCGCTGTTCCTCGTTCCGCCGGACAACGCGAACCTCGATTCGTCCTTCACCTACCCCGATGGGCTGGGCACCCGCTACCACTACGGCGGCGCCGTGCAGCTGGGCGTGTTCTACGACTCGCACTGCAACTGGACGGTGGGGGCCTCGCTGAAGAGCCCGACCTGGTTCGAGGATTTCCGCTTCTTCGCCCAGGACGAGGTTGGCAACCCACGCGTCGACAAGCTGGACGTGGACATGCCGCTGGTGGCCTCGCTTGGCTTTGGGTACACGGGCATCCGCCACGTCGCGTGGGGTCTCGACCTGCGTTACTTCGACTACAAGAACACCAAGGGGTTTGGCGTCGCGACCTACGACGCGTTTGGCGCCGCAACCGGCCTGGGATGGGACAGCGTGTTCTCGGTGTCCACTGCGGCTCAGATCCAGGCCACCGACCGCCTAATCCTGAGGCTGGGCTACACCTACCAGACCAACCCGATTAATGCGGACACCGCATTCTTCAACGTTGCATCGCCGCTGGTCATCGGCCATATTGTCTCACTGGGCGCGACGCTGGATGTCTCGAAGAACACCAGCTTTAACATCGCGTACCTCCACGGGTTTGAGGGCGAGGCCTCCGGGCCCTGGAACCTGCCGGGCTTCGGCGAGATCCCCGGGTCTTCGGTCCGCAGCGAGGTGTCGGCCGACGCCCTCTCGGCGGGCTTCACCGTGCACTATTGA
- the pxpB gene encoding 5-oxoprolinase subunit PxpB produces the protein MPSQTPLSADTSDLRFELLGDAALLVHIGGETGERRSLAAALVEACRDQPLRSICDVVQAFDVVAVFFDPGAAEQGGGVESWVRGRRATLNGAPRVTSRTHTLPVCYDREFAPDLAALAAHAGLSEEETVRRHSGAEYTVGAVGFTPGFGYLEGLPAELQMPRRDTPRTRVPAGAVAVGGTYTAVYPNESPGGWNLVGRCPLRMFDPLGQPPAVLQAGDRVKFERIDRDRFEQLEEHSRSLGSNAPDGTPVLRVVSPGVQSTLQDLGRRGVRRWGVAVGGAVDTAALRIANALVGNPAGAVAMEATLVGPVLECLADCEVSVAGGVPEAIGGSRRLSLSVGDRLDLRGLTGGRAYLAVQGGFAASTVLGGAGTDLQAGFGGLGGRMLRAGDSLHQANATAAQRADSRRDSGQFFVGREADPDVTVLRILPGPHRNAVDPTQWEAFISTVYEVSSESSRMGIRLRGPSLASGGMGYGASFPVCPGAIQIPPDGRPIVLSADCQTLGGYPVVACVIAADLPVLGRLRPAAGVQFTEVTMEQAGCYRLAAQRELSTTLAGVALANRDL, from the coding sequence GTGCCAAGCCAAACGCCACTCTCCGCCGACACATCCGACCTGCGCTTCGAACTGCTAGGCGACGCAGCGTTGCTGGTCCACATCGGCGGCGAAACGGGCGAGCGACGCAGCCTCGCGGCCGCGTTGGTCGAGGCGTGCCGCGATCAGCCGCTGCGTAGCATTTGCGATGTCGTCCAAGCGTTCGACGTCGTGGCGGTTTTCTTCGATCCAGGGGCAGCGGAGCAGGGCGGCGGCGTCGAAAGCTGGGTCCGCGGGCGCAGGGCAACGTTGAACGGCGCGCCGCGCGTGACAAGCCGGACGCACACCTTGCCGGTGTGCTATGACCGCGAGTTCGCACCCGACCTGGCCGCGCTGGCGGCCCACGCCGGCTTGAGCGAAGAGGAGACCGTGCGCCGACACAGCGGGGCAGAGTACACGGTGGGCGCCGTCGGCTTTACCCCAGGTTTCGGATACCTAGAGGGTCTGCCGGCGGAGTTGCAGATGCCCCGCCGAGACACCCCGCGAACACGTGTCCCGGCGGGCGCAGTGGCGGTCGGCGGGACGTACACCGCGGTCTACCCAAACGAGTCCCCCGGCGGATGGAACCTCGTTGGCCGTTGCCCGCTACGGATGTTTGACCCGTTGGGTCAGCCGCCCGCAGTGCTGCAGGCCGGCGATCGGGTGAAGTTTGAGCGGATCGACCGCGACCGATTTGAGCAGCTTGAGGAACACTCGCGATCTCTTGGGTCAAACGCTCCAGATGGAACGCCCGTGTTGCGTGTCGTCTCACCGGGAGTTCAGTCGACCCTGCAGGACCTCGGCCGTCGCGGTGTGCGGCGGTGGGGAGTTGCTGTCGGCGGGGCGGTGGACACCGCCGCGCTCCGCATCGCGAACGCGTTGGTTGGAAACCCCGCCGGCGCCGTTGCGATGGAGGCCACCCTGGTGGGGCCGGTGCTCGAGTGCCTTGCGGACTGCGAGGTCAGTGTCGCGGGGGGCGTGCCCGAAGCCATCGGCGGGTCGCGGCGGCTGTCGCTATCGGTGGGCGACCGGCTTGATCTCCGCGGGCTGACGGGCGGCCGCGCCTACCTCGCGGTGCAGGGGGGATTCGCCGCGTCGACCGTTTTAGGCGGCGCCGGAACCGATCTGCAGGCGGGCTTCGGTGGTCTAGGCGGACGCATGCTGCGAGCCGGGGACTCGCTCCATCAAGCCAACGCGACCGCCGCACAGCGTGCTGATTCCCGTCGTGATTCCGGGCAATTCTTTGTAGGGCGGGAGGCGGACCCCGACGTGACGGTGCTGCGGATCCTGCCCGGGCCGCACCGAAACGCTGTAGACCCCACCCAATGGGAGGCGTTTATCTCAACCGTGTACGAGGTCTCGTCGGAGTCGAGCCGCATGGGGATCCGTTTGAGGGGCCCGTCTTTGGCCTCCGGTGGAATGGGCTACGGCGCGTCATTTCCCGTGTGCCCGGGGGCGATCCAAATCCCCCCTGACGGGCGCCCCATCGTGCTGTCCGCCGATTGCCAGACACTGGGCGGCTACCCCGTGGTGGCTTGTGTTATCGCCGCGGACTTGCCAGTATTGGGGCGGTTGCGGCCGGCCGCGGGTGTTCAGTTTACTGAAGTAACTATGGAGCAGGCAGGATGCTATCGCCTAGCGGCGCAGCGGGAGCTCTCGACCACCCTGGCCGGGGTGGCGTTGGCCAACAGGGATCTCTGA
- a CDS encoding ATP-binding hybrid sensor histidine kinase/response regulator, which produces MTDNSNPLDDSATSCAYVEGVSPDVVRSVHEAFPNRFSALRLVSTRPEVSVLVGQERHGEARRVVKVFDYASISYGQRLRLDRDSAYLRRVHTDCVAGLLEWESFEDRRVAIFRHTDGSSLESVLATGPLNAEQLLELACRLLEGLHALHELKVVHGVLTAGAVVLPGGDASQAVLEGFDVPPTGQAQSGDRVALLHAHYCSPEAAGAIEYDTGPWSDLYSAGVLLYQAASGGLPFRHTDIGQVLFEHMTAPVPSLASRGVRSVPRAMERVIEQLLRKDPRGRSQSAEQVLSDVRKILEAYRQGDKDPDVVVGVGERKCVISEPEFVGRQAELNSLAEGIRDAKRGVGGLALLEAPSGGGKSRMKTELAQLARREGVWVLSGQETNDSGRRNLGVLDGVVTDILSKTSTEPGIANELSEALRSEAMTLPAILPRLAPLVGGGEGAAAPEQFGESRAIRALATLLSALGTADRPALVFLDDCQWADEMALKLLRHWSLQEQSGGVHVLVVAAFRSEEAPPDHALRKTNASRQIALSPLTTAEVRRLVASMAAGLPDEIIDVVTRLADGSPFMASAVLRGLNECGALTAGPNGWEVDEQRLADCQSSDQAADLLSRRVELLSQPATDLLSVGAVLGKEFDLALAADLMSVDPQDFVAALDEAKERRLIWVRPDRSQCVFVHDKIRAAVLNALGDGRERHIHRQAAVLMCGIEGANAADIAHHFDACGDSRAALNFALKAAIEARGRFALEVAEDQYRIAERGVPADDRTTRYRIYEGLGDVFLLKGRYDDAFRCFTQASPLADGDHARASIRGKLAELSVKRGDMNVAVDEYEAALRRLRVRVPRSIVTCAIMLAFQGVVQVLHTVAPSRFLHRRKRLPDASVRLKLQLLSGLTQAYWYASNRARVFWAHLAGMNEAERYLPTAELADAYSSHGVGMTLFAMTGRAEAYCRRSLEIRIAQDDLWGQGQTLHYWGVVLYAASRFNDCIAKCSKSVKLLEQMGDFQQMHTARYQIAASLYHLGDFAAAIDEAQRNRQSGLLTGDWQASGINLDVWVRASGGDLDREILDLELQRDRFDTQGSAQVFLAEAVWLIRQRREEEAIRVLREALEMTHRRGVKNAYTTPLLAWLATAERQRAEHTSPLDHRRRQLFLRSTLQAAGHGLFESWACRNDVPRLLREAAIADAMMGRPRRAKRRLIRALNIAKKHRARHEFALCLEAYGRIGEPLGWAKAAARLASAKRTLNLLAIKARGDAPSSEAAQQAASLSLIDRFDTVLGSGRSIASSLGANAIFQQTQAAALRLLRGQECVIWDSDPDASQKALHDASANREQLLDPEHYRDLVTGASCWGPRLASLFNADGSPRSQGSCLAAPILVRGRISAMMLVAHAELDNLFGEDELRIAEFIAAIAGAALENSEGFQQLQDLNATLEARVTERTAAAEGKARELAESNEELVRVATELRTKEDELRVAMQAAESASEAKSQFLATMSHEIRTPMNGILGMTELALRSDLSPQLESYLKTVRQSGEALLTLLNDVLDLSKIEAGKMEIEQIDFELRSVVGDAVKLMSAAAAKKQIELLCHIASAAPPVVIGDPNRLRQIIVNLVGNAVKFTEEGEIVVSVEIVPKLRRGWVLRFSVRDTGPGIPEDKQAKVFAAFQQSDGSTTRKYGGTGLGLSISTELVGLMDGRIWLESEVGVGSTFLFEIPLQTPAPSDASQKKTDSLNRVRAVVLSDCQSAQQLYLEALGRYGAEAEVVAPGASLAAAAGALPDDAARLAVIDLTNRKNLGRRLVAEWTPLAQRHQWDTLWLTPIDWVDDPERPLQGVRVTKPVTSHDLINASIEALQMAAPAAAATQLPDHRDCRPLRILLVDDSEVNQQVGVGLLQTRGHTVATADNGAEALQALEQCEYDVVLMDLEMPVMDGLEATRHIRARDQRLGVHTRVIAMTAHAMHVVREKCEAAEMDACLTKPIQPQLLFDELEKAATLVDSTQEQPTA; this is translated from the coding sequence ATGACCGACAACTCCAACCCGCTGGACGATTCCGCGACGTCCTGCGCGTATGTCGAAGGCGTATCGCCCGACGTGGTGCGTTCGGTGCACGAGGCGTTTCCCAACCGGTTCTCGGCGTTGCGACTGGTCAGCACCCGCCCCGAAGTTAGCGTGTTGGTCGGACAGGAACGACACGGCGAGGCTCGCCGAGTCGTCAAGGTCTTCGACTACGCTTCGATCTCCTACGGGCAGCGTCTGAGGCTCGACCGCGACTCGGCGTACCTCAGACGCGTCCACACCGACTGCGTTGCAGGGCTTCTGGAGTGGGAGTCGTTCGAGGACCGACGCGTTGCGATCTTCCGCCACACCGACGGAAGCTCACTTGAGTCGGTGCTCGCTACCGGCCCCCTGAACGCCGAGCAACTCCTGGAGCTGGCGTGCAGGCTGCTTGAGGGGCTTCACGCCCTCCACGAGCTGAAAGTCGTCCACGGAGTCCTCACCGCCGGGGCGGTAGTGCTGCCCGGCGGCGACGCCTCTCAGGCGGTGCTCGAGGGCTTCGACGTCCCTCCGACGGGACAGGCGCAGAGCGGCGATCGGGTCGCCCTGCTGCACGCGCACTACTGCTCGCCCGAGGCGGCCGGGGCAATCGAGTACGACACCGGGCCGTGGTCCGACTTGTACTCGGCCGGCGTCCTGCTCTACCAGGCCGCTAGCGGTGGGCTCCCGTTCCGGCACACGGATATCGGCCAGGTGCTGTTCGAACACATGACAGCGCCGGTGCCGTCGCTCGCTTCGCGTGGCGTACGCTCTGTGCCACGGGCGATGGAGCGTGTAATCGAGCAGCTCCTGCGAAAGGATCCACGCGGCCGGAGCCAATCGGCGGAGCAGGTGCTGTCCGACGTTCGCAAGATCTTGGAAGCGTACCGCCAGGGCGACAAGGACCCTGACGTTGTGGTCGGCGTGGGCGAGCGGAAGTGCGTCATTTCCGAGCCCGAGTTCGTTGGGCGGCAGGCGGAGCTCAACTCACTAGCCGAAGGAATCCGCGACGCCAAGCGGGGTGTCGGCGGTCTGGCGCTCCTCGAGGCGCCCTCGGGCGGCGGCAAGTCACGGATGAAGACCGAACTCGCGCAGCTCGCACGGCGGGAGGGCGTGTGGGTGCTCAGCGGCCAGGAGACCAACGACTCGGGGCGGCGCAACCTGGGGGTGCTGGACGGCGTCGTCACCGACATCCTTTCGAAGACTAGCACCGAGCCCGGCATCGCCAACGAGCTGAGCGAGGCCCTGCGGTCCGAGGCCATGACGCTCCCGGCGATCCTCCCGCGCCTGGCCCCCTTAGTGGGCGGCGGCGAAGGCGCCGCGGCGCCCGAGCAGTTTGGTGAGTCGCGGGCGATCCGCGCCCTCGCCACCCTGCTGTCGGCCCTCGGAACGGCAGACCGCCCGGCTTTGGTGTTCCTGGATGACTGCCAGTGGGCAGACGAGATGGCCCTCAAGCTGCTACGGCACTGGTCGTTGCAGGAGCAGAGCGGGGGCGTGCACGTGCTGGTGGTCGCAGCATTCAGGTCCGAGGAGGCGCCGCCGGACCACGCCCTCCGCAAGACTAACGCCTCTCGACAGATCGCCCTCTCTCCGCTCACAACCGCCGAGGTGCGGCGCCTTGTCGCGTCCATGGCAGCCGGTCTGCCCGATGAGATTATCGATGTCGTCACTCGGTTGGCGGACGGCAGCCCGTTTATGGCCTCCGCGGTGCTGCGGGGTCTGAACGAGTGCGGCGCCTTGACCGCCGGGCCGAACGGCTGGGAGGTAGACGAGCAACGGCTGGCCGATTGCCAATCATCCGACCAGGCTGCCGACCTGCTCAGCCGGCGTGTCGAGCTCCTGAGCCAACCCGCGACCGACCTGCTGTCGGTCGGCGCTGTGCTCGGCAAGGAGTTTGACTTGGCGCTCGCCGCCGATCTGATGAGCGTCGATCCTCAAGACTTCGTGGCGGCCCTCGACGAGGCGAAGGAGCGTCGCTTGATCTGGGTCCGCCCGGACCGCAGCCAGTGCGTCTTCGTCCACGACAAGATCCGGGCGGCCGTCCTCAACGCCCTGGGCGATGGGCGTGAACGGCACATCCACCGCCAGGCCGCGGTGCTGATGTGTGGTATCGAGGGCGCCAACGCCGCCGATATCGCACACCACTTCGACGCGTGCGGCGACTCGCGCGCCGCGCTCAACTTCGCCCTGAAGGCGGCGATCGAAGCACGGGGAAGATTCGCGCTCGAGGTTGCCGAGGACCAGTACCGCATAGCGGAGCGCGGCGTCCCCGCAGACGATCGCACTACCAGGTACCGCATCTACGAGGGGCTGGGCGACGTTTTCCTCTTGAAGGGAAGGTACGACGACGCCTTCCGGTGCTTCACGCAGGCCAGCCCACTGGCTGACGGAGACCACGCCCGCGCCTCCATACGGGGCAAGCTGGCTGAGCTGAGCGTAAAGCGGGGCGACATGAACGTCGCGGTCGACGAGTACGAGGCCGCGCTGCGTCGGCTGCGCGTCCGCGTGCCACGCAGCATCGTGACCTGCGCGATCATGCTCGCCTTTCAGGGCGTGGTCCAGGTGCTGCACACGGTGGCGCCGTCTCGGTTCTTGCACCGCCGGAAACGGCTGCCCGACGCGTCGGTCCGTTTGAAGCTGCAGCTCCTTAGCGGCCTCACCCAGGCCTACTGGTACGCAAGCAACCGGGCGCGCGTCTTCTGGGCGCACCTGGCCGGGATGAATGAGGCCGAGCGCTACCTCCCCACGGCCGAGTTGGCTGACGCGTACTCGTCGCACGGCGTCGGGATGACGCTGTTCGCGATGACCGGACGCGCCGAGGCGTACTGCCGTCGGTCCTTAGAGATCCGCATCGCCCAGGATGACCTCTGGGGCCAGGGACAAACGCTCCACTACTGGGGTGTGGTGCTGTACGCGGCCTCCCGCTTCAACGACTGCATCGCCAAGTGCAGCAAGTCGGTGAAGCTGCTGGAGCAGATGGGCGACTTCCAACAGATGCACACCGCGCGGTACCAGATTGCTGCGTCGCTCTACCACCTGGGCGACTTTGCGGCCGCGATCGACGAGGCGCAACGCAACCGGCAGTCTGGTCTGCTGACCGGGGATTGGCAGGCGTCGGGGATCAATCTCGATGTCTGGGTGCGCGCGTCTGGCGGCGACCTCGACCGTGAGATACTCGACCTCGAGCTCCAGCGAGACCGCTTCGACACCCAGGGGTCGGCGCAGGTGTTCTTGGCGGAGGCCGTGTGGCTGATCCGGCAACGACGCGAAGAAGAGGCTATCCGGGTGCTGCGTGAGGCGTTGGAGATGACCCACCGACGGGGCGTCAAGAACGCGTACACGACACCGCTGCTGGCGTGGCTCGCCACCGCCGAGCGCCAGCGCGCCGAGCACACCTCTCCGCTGGACCACCGCCGGCGCCAGCTGTTCCTCCGGAGCACCCTCCAAGCGGCGGGACACGGTCTGTTCGAGTCGTGGGCGTGCCGGAACGACGTGCCACGGCTCCTCCGCGAGGCCGCCATTGCGGACGCGATGATGGGGCGGCCGCGCCGCGCGAAGCGGAGGCTCATCAGAGCCCTCAACATCGCCAAGAAGCACCGCGCTAGGCACGAGTTCGCCCTCTGCCTCGAGGCGTACGGCCGGATCGGCGAACCGCTCGGCTGGGCCAAGGCCGCCGCGCGGCTCGCCTCGGCGAAGAGGACGCTCAACCTGCTCGCTATCAAAGCCCGCGGCGACGCTCCTTCGTCCGAAGCAGCACAGCAGGCCGCGTCCCTGTCGCTCATTGACCGATTCGACACCGTGCTGGGCTCGGGCCGGAGCATCGCGTCATCGCTAGGCGCCAACGCCATTTTTCAGCAGACACAGGCGGCCGCCCTCCGGCTGCTGCGGGGCCAGGAGTGTGTGATCTGGGACAGCGACCCGGACGCATCGCAGAAGGCGTTGCACGACGCGTCCGCAAACCGAGAGCAGCTGCTGGACCCCGAGCACTACCGCGACCTGGTCACCGGGGCAAGCTGCTGGGGACCCCGACTGGCGTCGCTATTCAACGCAGACGGGAGCCCCCGGTCGCAGGGTTCGTGCCTGGCGGCCCCAATCCTGGTGCGGGGCCGCATCTCCGCTATGATGCTCGTCGCGCACGCCGAGCTTGACAACCTCTTTGGTGAAGACGAGCTGCGGATCGCGGAGTTTATCGCCGCGATCGCCGGCGCCGCGCTTGAGAATTCCGAGGGGTTCCAGCAGCTGCAGGACCTCAACGCAACGCTCGAGGCGCGTGTCACCGAACGCACCGCCGCCGCGGAGGGCAAGGCCCGTGAGCTCGCCGAGTCGAACGAGGAGCTCGTGAGAGTCGCGACCGAGCTGCGAACGAAAGAGGACGAGCTGCGGGTCGCGATGCAGGCGGCCGAGTCCGCCAGTGAGGCCAAGAGCCAGTTCCTCGCCACGATGAGCCACGAGATCCGCACCCCAATGAACGGCATCCTGGGGATGACCGAGCTGGCGTTGCGGTCCGACCTGTCTCCGCAGCTCGAATCGTACCTGAAGACCGTGAGGCAGTCGGGCGAGGCGTTGCTCACCCTGCTGAATGACGTGCTCGACCTCTCCAAGATTGAGGCGGGCAAGATGGAGATCGAGCAGATCGACTTCGAACTGCGGTCGGTAGTCGGGGACGCTGTGAAGCTGATGTCGGCGGCGGCCGCCAAGAAGCAGATCGAGCTGCTCTGCCACATCGCGTCGGCCGCCCCGCCGGTGGTCATCGGCGATCCGAACCGGCTCCGTCAGATCATCGTGAACCTGGTGGGCAACGCCGTCAAGTTTACCGAAGAGGGCGAGATCGTGGTGTCGGTCGAGATCGTGCCGAAGCTCCGCCGCGGCTGGGTGCTGCGATTCTCCGTCCGCGACACCGGGCCGGGCATCCCCGAGGACAAGCAGGCCAAGGTGTTCGCCGCGTTCCAGCAGAGCGACGGGTCCACCACCCGCAAGTACGGCGGCACGGGCCTGGGCCTGTCGATCTCCACCGAGCTCGTGGGGCTGATGGACGGCCGGATCTGGCTCGAGAGTGAGGTCGGCGTGGGCTCCACCTTCCTGTTCGAGATCCCGCTCCAGACACCGGCCCCATCGGATGCGTCGCAGAAGAAGACGGACTCGCTGAACCGCGTGCGTGCGGTCGTGTTGAGCGACTGCCAGAGTGCGCAGCAGCTCTACCTGGAAGCCCTCGGGAGGTACGGCGCCGAGGCGGAGGTCGTCGCCCCGGGCGCTTCGCTGGCGGCGGCCGCCGGCGCGCTCCCGGACGACGCGGCCCGGCTCGCGGTGATCGACCTCACCAACCGGAAGAACCTCGGACGCCGCCTGGTCGCCGAGTGGACGCCGCTGGCCCAACGCCACCAATGGGACACCCTGTGGCTAACCCCGATCGATTGGGTCGACGACCCCGAACGCCCCCTGCAGGGCGTGCGGGTGACCAAGCCGGTCACGAGCCACGACCTGATCAACGCCTCGATCGAAGCGCTGCAGATGGCTGCCCCAGCGGCGGCGGCCACGCAACTCCCCGACCATAGGGACTGCCGCCCGCTCCGAATACTGCTGGTCGACGACAGCGAGGTCAACCAGCAGGTCGGCGTCGGGCTACTCCAGACGCGGGGCCACACAGTAGCCACGGCTGACAATGGCGCCGAGGCGCTGCAGGCATTGGAGCAATGCGAGTACGACGTGGTGCTGATGGACCTCGAGATGCCGGTGATGGACGGCCTGGAGGCCACCCGCCACATCCGCGCCCGCGACCAACGCCTCGGCGTGCACACCCGCGTGATCGCAATGACGGCGCACGCGATGCACGTGGTGCGGGAGAAGTGCGAGGCCGCCGAGATGGACGCCTGCCTGACCAAGCCCATCCAGCCGCAGCTGCTGTTCGACGAGCTCGAGAAGGCCGCGACACTAGTCGACTCGACTCAGGAGCAGCCTACCGCCTAG
- a CDS encoding fatty acid desaturase, translating to MTRAAEADPAHVSGPAPSGQKLFTDEESRSLVRRSTLRGVLYCLVDVAVLAALLAGALLAEHLLVQLVLSVAAGVMIGVLFVVGHDAAHQSLTDSRTMNYVLGQVALLPALHPFSFWVKVHNQTHHRWTNLSPQDYVWTPLSQEGYERLTPWGRAAYRFYRGPLGPLGYYLIEFWGRRIFMPSAAENGRYTKPQVKDTAVVLAAAVAYAAFLGAGGGGEWFGAGKAWWNAPLFGFVVPFFVWNTLMSLVIYLHHTHPELTWYDDQAEWKRDASQLESSVHVIFPGPINGFFHWIMEHSAHHVRPAIPLYHLPEAQRIIEERAPGRVIVFRWTVAGHLEVVRRCKLYDYRAKRWMDFAGSYTT from the coding sequence ATGACGCGCGCAGCAGAGGCAGATCCCGCCCACGTCAGCGGCCCGGCGCCGAGCGGTCAGAAGCTGTTCACCGATGAGGAGTCGCGCAGCCTGGTCCGCAGGAGCACGCTGCGGGGCGTCCTCTACTGCCTGGTGGACGTTGCGGTCCTGGCGGCACTGCTCGCGGGCGCGCTGCTCGCTGAGCACCTCCTCGTCCAGTTGGTCCTGAGCGTGGCGGCCGGCGTGATGATCGGCGTGCTGTTCGTCGTGGGGCACGACGCGGCGCACCAGAGCCTGACCGATTCGCGGACGATGAACTACGTCCTCGGCCAGGTCGCGCTGCTGCCCGCGTTGCACCCGTTCAGCTTCTGGGTAAAGGTGCATAACCAAACCCACCACCGCTGGACGAATCTCAGCCCGCAGGACTACGTGTGGACGCCCCTTTCCCAGGAGGGCTACGAGCGTCTGACGCCGTGGGGGCGGGCGGCCTACCGGTTCTACCGGGGCCCCTTGGGCCCGCTGGGGTACTACCTAATCGAGTTCTGGGGGCGGCGGATCTTCATGCCGTCAGCCGCCGAGAACGGACGCTACACCAAGCCCCAGGTAAAGGACACCGCCGTGGTGCTGGCGGCCGCTGTCGCTTACGCGGCGTTCCTGGGCGCCGGCGGCGGCGGGGAGTGGTTCGGCGCCGGCAAGGCCTGGTGGAACGCGCCGCTGTTTGGGTTTGTTGTGCCGTTCTTCGTCTGGAACACCCTGATGTCCCTGGTGATCTACCTGCACCACACCCACCCCGAGCTGACGTGGTACGACGATCAGGCCGAATGGAAGCGCGACGCGTCGCAGCTGGAGTCCTCGGTCCACGTGATCTTCCCCGGCCCGATCAACGGCTTCTTTCATTGGATCATGGAGCACAGCGCACACCACGTTCGCCCGGCGATCCCACTCTACCACCTGCCGGAAGCGCAGCGGATTATCGAGGAGCGGGCGCCGGGTCGGGTGATTGTGTTCAGGTGGACCGTGGCCGGCCACCTCGAAGTGGTGCGTCGGTGCAAGCTGTACGACTACCGCGCGAAGCGGTGGATGGACTTCGCCGGTTCGTACACCACCTAG
- a CDS encoding 5-oxoprolinase subunit PxpA — protein sequence MRQVDLNVDVGEGAGNDYELLQYVTSANIACGAHAGGEQTMRVTVARAVELGVAIGAHPGHADREHYGRRELPLTPAQAKSLVAEQLERLMRVVDRRNGRLAYLKPHGALYHQLARCPKLAEAAVRAAVEAGPPLAVLGPAGSCLEAAAREAGTPFFAEAFADRAYLSNGEIAPRSHPGALFEDESEVVRQALSLATRRAVTTADGGCLSVPCDSICLHGDTRWAVEFAAGVRLALARRGVRVESFAGRC from the coding sequence ATGCGGCAAGTGGACCTGAACGTCGATGTCGGCGAGGGCGCCGGCAACGACTATGAATTGCTGCAGTACGTGACGTCAGCCAACATCGCGTGCGGCGCCCACGCCGGCGGCGAGCAGACGATGCGCGTGACAGTCGCAAGGGCGGTTGAGTTGGGAGTGGCGATCGGCGCGCACCCGGGCCACGCCGATCGAGAGCACTACGGCCGACGCGAATTGCCGCTCACCCCTGCCCAGGCCAAGAGTCTGGTCGCCGAGCAGCTAGAGCGGTTGATGAGAGTGGTCGACCGGCGCAACGGCAGGCTGGCGTACCTGAAGCCCCACGGCGCGCTGTACCACCAGTTGGCCCGCTGCCCCAAGCTTGCCGAGGCCGCCGTCCGCGCCGCCGTTGAAGCAGGCCCGCCGTTGGCGGTGCTGGGTCCGGCGGGGTCGTGCCTCGAGGCCGCCGCCCGCGAGGCGGGAACGCCATTCTTCGCCGAGGCGTTCGCCGATCGGGCCTACCTGTCCAACGGCGAGATCGCCCCGCGTTCCCACCCGGGCGCGCTGTTCGAAGACGAGAGCGAGGTGGTCCGCCAGGCGTTGTCGCTCGCCACCCGACGTGCTGTCACAACCGCCGACGGCGGCTGCCTGTCGGTGCCCTGTGACAGCATCTGCCTGCACGGCGACACGCGCTGGGCGGTCGAGTTCGCCGCCGGCGTCCGGCTGGCGCTCGCCCGCCGCGGAGTTCGCGTCGAAAGCTTCGCTGGGCGCTGCTAG